A single region of the Desulfomonile tiedjei genome encodes:
- a CDS encoding efflux RND transporter periplasmic adaptor subunit, which yields MNDTVTISKKTLKWVLIGSLIIVATLAIYFLRGSGHEKGHDESQAPQTSQAEQQTKSPVSGGHAHGLPARVESKSEGPVRYAMSEESKMLAKVQTAAVKREKAVKKLRMVGMVFDAETRVATLTARIDGRLDQVFIDFTGVKVNKGDPMVTVWSPTLIKSQVELFESIRSKDEEGVIRGAEEKLKQYGMTTDQVTRIRESKKPELYVTLRAPINGIVMEKKAVLGQFVKEGQDMFVINDLSHVWVKLDAYEPDLPWIRYGQEVTFTTPSFPGKTFKGKVIFIEPVLEMGTRTIKVRVDAENPDYELKPHMFVNAELEAEVDDQGRVIKPEWVGKYICPFDPKEVSDVPGTCPKTQQPLQPASAYGYSGVENPVLPLIVPETAVLFTGKRSLVYVEVPNQKQPTYEQRDVVLGPRAGNKYVISGGLKEGERVVVKGNFEIDSSVQISGQPSMMNPVEANKGAPSAPEAISAGPELQTNHTGHETPEQESKATAEKAPAMTMPPAPDAHAGHGTPEQESKAPVKKAPEAEKDPHSAHGKEGQ from the coding sequence ATGAATGACACTGTGACCATATCAAAGAAGACTTTGAAGTGGGTCTTAATAGGATCACTGATTATTGTCGCGACATTGGCGATCTACTTTCTGAGAGGCTCAGGACACGAGAAAGGCCATGATGAGTCTCAAGCCCCTCAAACAAGTCAGGCAGAACAGCAGACAAAGAGCCCTGTTTCCGGGGGACATGCCCACGGTTTGCCAGCGCGGGTCGAATCCAAAAGCGAAGGTCCGGTTCGCTATGCCATGTCTGAAGAATCCAAGATGCTGGCGAAGGTGCAGACGGCCGCAGTAAAGAGAGAGAAGGCCGTGAAGAAGCTGAGAATGGTCGGAATGGTCTTCGACGCCGAGACCAGGGTGGCCACGCTCACTGCGCGCATTGATGGACGCCTTGACCAGGTCTTCATAGACTTCACCGGAGTCAAGGTGAACAAAGGCGACCCCATGGTGACCGTCTGGAGTCCAACGCTAATCAAAAGCCAGGTGGAGCTGTTCGAGAGCATTAGGAGCAAAGACGAAGAAGGTGTCATCCGTGGAGCCGAGGAAAAGCTCAAGCAGTATGGCATGACAACGGACCAGGTCACGCGAATTCGCGAAAGCAAGAAGCCGGAGCTGTACGTAACCCTCAGAGCGCCTATCAACGGAATTGTGATGGAAAAAAAGGCGGTCCTGGGCCAATTCGTGAAAGAAGGCCAAGACATGTTCGTCATCAATGACTTGTCCCACGTATGGGTAAAGCTCGATGCGTACGAGCCGGATCTCCCGTGGATCAGGTACGGGCAGGAGGTCACATTCACGACGCCGTCATTTCCCGGAAAAACCTTCAAGGGCAAGGTCATATTCATAGAGCCTGTTTTAGAAATGGGGACTCGGACTATCAAGGTGAGGGTTGATGCAGAAAATCCGGATTACGAATTAAAACCCCATATGTTTGTCAATGCCGAGCTTGAAGCGGAAGTAGACGACCAGGGGAGGGTAATAAAGCCGGAATGGGTGGGAAAATATATCTGCCCGTTTGACCCCAAAGAAGTGAGCGATGTCCCCGGCACCTGCCCCAAAACTCAACAGCCCTTGCAACCGGCTTCAGCATACGGATACTCCGGAGTCGAGAATCCAGTCCTGCCACTTATAGTGCCCGAGACAGCGGTCTTATTTACCGGAAAGCGATCCCTTGTCTATGTAGAAGTCCCGAATCAGAAGCAGCCGACGTACGAGCAGAGAGATGTGGTTTTAGGCCCGAGGGCGGGGAACAAATACGTAATTTCCGGCGGCCTCAAAGAGGGGGAACGCGTGGTTGTCAAGGGGAATTTCGAGATTGACAGCTCGGTTCAGATTTCTGGCCAACCCAGCATGATGAATCCGGTTGAGGCGAACAAAGGTGCACCATCGGCCCCGGAGGCAATCTCTGCAGGGCCTGAACTCCAGACAAATCACACCGGCCATGAGACACCCGAGCAAGAGTCAAAAGCCACTGCTGAGAAGGCTCCCGCAATGACAATGCCTCCTGCGCCTGACGCTCACGCCGGACATGGGACACCTGAGCAGGAGTCAAAAGCCCCGGTTAAGAAGGCCCCCGAGGCTGAAAAAGATCCCCATTCCGCTCATGGGAAGGAGGGACAGTGA
- a CDS encoding Stp1/IreP family PP2C-type Ser/Thr phosphatase: MRIGHRTDPGKDRSNNEDSLYVDLDLGLFIVADGMGGHNAGEVASALAVEATARSVREGLKAGKEAEQVIREAIAWANETILAKSLNNPAWEEMGTTVLMALTTDHQVIIGHAGDSRAYLIRHGEIQQLTDDHTFVSEWLKEGLITKEQARTHDQRHGLTEVLGVTHGVEAEVSVWPWEDNACLLLCSDGLTDILDDTEILTIVEIASEPQTACDNLVSEANTKGAQDDITVILVCN; encoded by the coding sequence GTGAGAATCGGGCATCGGACAGACCCTGGCAAAGACAGATCCAACAATGAGGACAGCTTGTACGTTGACCTGGACCTGGGATTATTCATAGTGGCTGATGGCATGGGCGGTCACAACGCGGGAGAAGTGGCGAGCGCATTAGCGGTGGAAGCGACCGCGAGATCTGTGCGGGAAGGGCTCAAGGCAGGAAAAGAGGCAGAACAGGTCATTCGCGAAGCGATCGCCTGGGCAAACGAGACGATCCTGGCAAAGTCTTTGAACAATCCCGCGTGGGAGGAAATGGGCACGACAGTGCTGATGGCCCTCACTACCGATCATCAAGTGATAATCGGGCATGCCGGGGACAGCCGGGCCTACTTGATCCGACACGGCGAAATACAACAACTCACTGACGACCACACTTTTGTATCCGAATGGTTGAAGGAAGGGCTGATCACTAAAGAACAGGCCCGAACGCATGATCAGCGCCACGGGCTGACAGAGGTATTGGGAGTAACTCACGGTGTGGAAGCGGAGGTTTCCGTCTGGCCCTGGGAGGATAATGCGTGCCTGCTCCTGTGTTCCGACGGCTTGACGGACATCCTCGACGATACGGAAATTCTCACGATTGTAGAAATTGCATCCGAGCCCCAAACAGCCTGCGACAACCTCGTCAGCGAAGCCAACACAAAAGGGGCCCAAGACGATATTACCGTCATACTGGTCTGCAATTGA
- a CDS encoding SUMF1/EgtB/PvdO family nonheme iron enzyme produces MDSKTTSTSSRNKSPLLQQGMVLNDKWEILEHIATGGKGELYRARQTNLNREVVVKTVSVEYLAEFGDDQEEVETEIGRFHREAMAMAQIRHPYVVQVYDQDAATIFKNGAVVIRYVVMEYVPGGRTLRDTMPYQGYHDSERDLRHWIRTYFLPIFDGLETVHALGIVHRDMKPENVLLDGSTPKITDFGIAGGPQWAQLTKSHHVEGTITYMAPEQFMDLGETDARADVYALGKILYEAVQGKMVDSKTACPLKGVCLSNPHTPFLKGLDIIIQQATAEDLQKRTPSVKDLRGPLEWLIERAETADRPLLKGLHRKQLIAIALVLLAIVGLSNLYHHFIMTHDAPAPSHISTPEVTEPTESEKAMGGENAPREYEPSVATLSGKDGSTMHLVPIGEIRLPDYVGTEGGKLIEVPAFYMDETEVTNYKYVEFLNQVLSKVNVEDGIVRGDGRPWFVLGPVYGSYEPIVYRNGRFLLQYAGVASHPVVKVTGFGAAAYAAFYGKRLPREAEWLRAAGRQEAPLKKGSPEIARSTHDLETEMESWVGAYKGEETTGDVGRKQSRSNSPRQTRPVDSYQYGGASLVPYPVSDFDPNADGIRGLMRNVSEWGTRVVLAPERKPQFVVLGGMRGTLLHGSTLFPGIAQDPSMAFEDVGFRCARSVNEDPM; encoded by the coding sequence ATGGATTCCAAGACCACTTCCACCAGTTCACGAAACAAGAGTCCTCTACTGCAACAGGGAATGGTGCTCAACGACAAGTGGGAGATTCTTGAACATATCGCCACTGGCGGCAAGGGAGAACTCTACAGAGCCCGGCAAACTAACTTGAACCGAGAAGTGGTGGTGAAGACTGTCTCGGTTGAGTATCTCGCGGAATTCGGAGACGACCAGGAGGAGGTGGAAACCGAGATCGGGCGGTTCCATCGGGAAGCCATGGCTATGGCCCAGATCCGCCATCCCTATGTGGTTCAGGTTTACGACCAGGATGCTGCCACGATATTCAAAAATGGAGCAGTCGTGATTCGATACGTGGTCATGGAATACGTACCCGGCGGACGCACGCTCCGGGACACGATGCCTTACCAGGGTTACCATGACAGCGAACGAGATCTCAGGCACTGGATTAGAACATACTTTCTGCCCATATTTGACGGCCTGGAGACGGTTCACGCACTTGGAATCGTCCATCGCGATATGAAACCCGAGAACGTTCTCTTGGACGGCTCTACGCCTAAGATCACCGATTTCGGCATTGCGGGAGGACCTCAGTGGGCCCAGCTTACCAAAAGCCACCACGTGGAAGGTACCATCACATATATGGCTCCGGAACAATTTATGGACCTTGGGGAAACTGATGCCCGAGCCGATGTATATGCATTGGGGAAGATTCTCTACGAAGCGGTTCAGGGAAAAATGGTGGACAGTAAGACCGCGTGTCCCTTGAAAGGGGTGTGCCTCTCAAACCCCCATACCCCGTTTTTGAAGGGGCTAGATATCATCATCCAACAAGCCACGGCCGAGGATTTACAGAAAAGAACTCCGTCCGTAAAGGATCTTCGGGGCCCTCTGGAATGGTTGATCGAGAGGGCCGAGACAGCGGATCGACCGTTACTCAAAGGCCTCCATCGCAAGCAGTTGATTGCCATAGCACTGGTATTGCTGGCTATCGTGGGCTTGTCGAATCTGTACCACCACTTCATCATGACGCACGACGCCCCCGCGCCCTCGCATATTTCCACCCCGGAGGTGACGGAACCGACAGAATCGGAGAAGGCCATGGGTGGAGAGAATGCGCCTCGGGAATACGAGCCGTCGGTGGCCACTTTGTCAGGCAAAGACGGCTCTACAATGCACCTGGTTCCTATAGGCGAGATCAGGCTCCCCGATTATGTCGGCACTGAAGGTGGCAAACTGATTGAAGTGCCCGCGTTCTATATGGATGAGACTGAAGTCACCAACTACAAGTATGTGGAATTCCTTAACCAAGTGCTTTCCAAGGTCAACGTCGAAGACGGCATAGTCAGAGGCGATGGCCGGCCCTGGTTCGTCTTGGGGCCCGTATATGGCAGTTACGAACCGATCGTGTATCGAAATGGCAGGTTCTTGTTACAGTATGCTGGTGTCGCCTCACATCCGGTGGTGAAGGTGACCGGGTTCGGAGCTGCGGCTTATGCAGCATTCTATGGCAAGCGACTGCCCAGGGAAGCCGAATGGCTCCGTGCAGCAGGCCGACAGGAAGCTCCGTTGAAGAAAGGCAGTCCTGAGATTGCCCGTAGCACCCACGATCTTGAGACGGAAATGGAGTCGTGGGTGGGAGCATACAAAGGGGAAGAGACCACGGGAGATGTCGGTCGAAAACAGAGCCGCTCAAATTCGCCCAGGCAGACAAGACCGGTAGATTCCTACCAATATGGCGGGGCATCACTAGTCCCCTATCCAGTGAGCGATTTTGATCCAAATGCTGACGGTATAAGAGGCCTAATGAGAAACGTAAGTGAATGGGGTACAAGGGTGGTTCTTGCACCCGAAAGGAAACCGCAGTTCGTAGTCCTCGGGGGAATGAGAGGAACCCTGCTGCACGGGTCGACCCTCTTTCCCGGCATTGCCCAGGACCCATCCATGGCTTTCGAGGACGTGGGATTCCGCTGTGCGAGGAGTGTCAACGAAGATCCCATGTGA